Within the Clostridiales bacterium genome, the region GATCTTACAATAATGGAAGAGGGAACAGAACTGCTGAACAGAATAAAAAATGGCGGAAAGCTTCCGATGATTACATCATGTTCCCCGGGATGGATTAAGTTCTGTGAACATTATTTTCCTGAATTCTTAGATAATCTTTCTACATGCAAATCTCCTCATGAAATGTTCGGCGCTATTGCAAAGACTTATTATGCAAAAAAGGCAGGTATTGACTCATCGAAAATATTTGTGGTTTCAATAATGCCATGCACGGCAAAGAAATTCGAATGCAAGAGACCAGAGCTTTCGAATAATGGCCTTCCTGATGTCGATGTGGTATTGACGACAAGAGAGCTTGCGAAAATGATTAAAGAGGCAAGGATAAATTTTGTAAAGCTAGAAGACAGCAAGTTTGATAATATACTCGGAGAATCGACGGGAGCGGCTGTAATATTCGGCGTTACAGGCGGTGTAATGGAAGCGGCCCTTAGAACTGTTTCAGAGGTTGCTACCGGCAAGGAACTTGGAAATATCGAATTTACATCTGTGAGGGGATTTGAAGGAATTAAAGAGGCACAGGTTGACATCGGAGATATGAAAGTAAAAGTAGCGGTTGCGCATGGAACAGGCAATGCTAAAAAACTCCTTGAGAGGATTAAAAACGGTGAGGCGGATTACCAGTTTATAGAGATAATGGGATGCCCAGGCGGATGTATAAATGGCGGAGGTCAGCCGTTTATAGAAGATAAGGATGAGATCGCAGATTCCAAAGTGAAAAGAATGGATTCGATCTATGAAATTGATAGAAGTATGCCCATAAGAAAATCCCACGAAAATCATGAAGTAAAGGTTTTGTATGATGAGTTTTTAGGTAAGCCAAACAGCAGCTTAGCCCATGAACTTCTCCATACGCATTATACAAAAAGAAGCAGATTTTAATATTTAAATACTAAGGAGCTGTCTCAAAATAAAGAAATAATACAAAATGTTGAGCAACTAAAATTTATGGAGTCAGTATTTTGTATATAAAATTTATTTAGAGACAGCTCCCTTCATTTACCCTTTATATAATTAAAAATTGCAGTACAGGTGAAATCGTCTATGTCCATAAAACTTTGCCTTTCAAAAATATCACCAAGGTAATGAGCATCCGATGATGTAATAGTTCTTAATCCCTTTAAATACGGGAACTTTTCAATAAAGGATTCAAAATGTTCGTATTTTGAAATCTCCACTGTTTTTATATTCAAAGTGGATGGAATGAATCCCAAGTTTGATATTATACTGTATGACGCCCTGTCTACATGTGCTGGTATGCACACGCCTTTAAAGCTTTTAACTATATCCCAAAGGTTGTCTATCAGGATATCCGCAGATGATAGAAGCAGTTTGCAGGCTTTTCCTATTACATTATCCATATCATCCATAATCAGCTGTTTTCCAAACAGCTGTTCATCATTTTCCACATCGGGCAAATTTTCATATATTATATTTCCGAATTCGATAGCGTTTCGAACATTTTTAAAATAGCATAGCATATGAACTTCCTCTTTTGTCTGGACTTCTATTCCCGGTATGAGCATAATCCCATTCCTTACAGACACATTGTATAGAGCCTGCAAATTAAAGGAACTATTGTGGTCTGTGACAGATATTATGTCCAATCCCTTGATTATAGACATATTCACTATATTGTTTGGAGTCATATCGTCATCAGCGCATGGTGAAAGCGCCGAATGAATATGAAGGTCATAGGCTGCTTTCATGTCGGTTACCTTATAAGTTCTTGGTGCAATTCATAGCATATTTTATAAGCATTTTCATCCGAGATGAGAAGGGGTATCGATTCATCGTCCGCTTTATTTTTTGTTTCGTCAGATATCTCAGCATTTTCAGGTATAATAATGCATGATAAATCAAGAAGTACTGCGACAGCAACTATATTAACATGAGTCTGTATCGTAACCCAGGCGCTTTTTGCATCAGCATGTGCCATCACCCAGCTTAGGAGGTCACATGTATAAACATCTTTTATTTCCCTTTTAAGGCCGCTTTCACCCGCAGCCAATTTTAAATTCAATCTATCCATTATATCTTTTACAATCATATTATTTTTCTCCTTTAAGCCTTTTTTTCGCTCTATTTCCTGTACGGGACATATATAATCGCTTCTGTTGCCTGTAACAAAATCTTCTGCAAATGCCTGGCATGTTGGAGATCCGCAGATGCCGCAATTTATCCCGGGCAATTTATCTAAAATATTCTGTATGAGATTCAATTTTTTTATAGATTTTTTAATATCCAAGTCGAGCCTTGTAACGGACCTTGGCTCGATGCTTTTAACGAGTCTGATCGAACCGTTATTGTACATTTCAAAATAACTGTTTATATTGCTTTTATCTATCACATGATTTTTTAACTTTTTGGCGATATTTTTTATATTATTCAAAGCTATATATCTGTTTTCCACTACAAGAGGTCCTCCAAGGCAGCCTCCCGGGCAGGCCGCGATCTCTATAAATGAAAGGTTATTCAGCCTTCCGAGTTCAATTTCCTCAAGTATGGAAATCGCATTATGGATTCCATTGACGGATAATGACTTCCGGTAACTTGAAAACATTGAAAAGTCATCCGAGTTATTGCATATTATACCGTTTAATGTAGGCATAGAATGTTTTGTTTCATTTACATTGCCGGAAGAAAGAGCTTTTAAAATTGGTACATATATATCTTTTATGGAAATTGAACTGTCGATAAATGAATGTTCAACGCCAATCGGATTTTTTATGCTTGTAACTCTGGCAGTGCAAGGAGTTATAAGAGTTATGCCGATATCTTTAATATCCAGGCCTTTTTCTTTTGAGATGCGGTTTTTAATGATCCTTGCGCTTATTTCCGTGGGCGTTTCTATATCAAGTATATTAGGTATAAGCTCCGGAAATCTGACCTGTATGAGCCTTAATATTGCAGGGCATGAAGAACTTATCACAGGTTTTGTACTGTGATTTTTGATTATATCTTCAGCAATTGCCCCGATAATTTCTGCTCCCTGGGATATATCGTATACGTCATCGAATCCTAAGTATTTTATAGCCGACAGTATTTTATCGGGGGAGTATATAGTATCGAATTGACCGTATAAAACCGGGAGTACAAGAGCCACATTGTATTTAAACTTGCCTTTGATATCTTCTATATTATCTGTGATTGCACTCTTTGCATGATTTGGGCAAATCCTGATGCATTCTCCGCAATCGATACAGCGCTGCGCAATTATGCTTGCTTTTTTATTTTTCAACCTTATAGCTTCAGTAGGACATACTCTGAGGCAGTACGTGCACCCGATGCATCTTTCAGGTTTCAGTATTACTGAGTGAAAATATTTATTTTCCATAAATATCACCAACTTATAGAAATAATTTCATCGTTACCTTTGTATATTTGCCTTTTTCAGTATCAATATTGAAACAATCCGAGCATTTTTTCATATTGGATAATCCCATACCGGCTCCAAAGCCCATTTCTCTTATCCAATCAGGAGCCGTCGAATAACCGTCTTGCATGGCAAGTTCTATATTGTCTATGCCGGGGCCTTTATCTTCTGCGATGATTTGTATGAATGAGGGATTAATGTTTATGGAAATCGCTCCGCCATTTGAGTGTATCACTATGTTTATTTCAGCCTCATAGGCTGCTATCGCCGCTCTTCTGATTATCAAAGGGTCTATGCCTATTTTGCTTAAAAGCTTTTTTATCGTGCTCGATGCCTGACCGGCTCTTATAAAATCGCACTTTTCAATATCAAATTTGTAACCAACGCCGAGTGAATTATTCATATATTGTGATTCCCGTCTTCAGGAGTCTATCTGTATTCCCTTAAGCCCGGATGCATAAAGAAGTCCCGACGCAGTATACAGACTATGTGATGTGCTAAGTATTACGAAATTATTTTCATGTGCAAGTTTTATTATGATATCGCCGGGTTTTTTGTTCCTGACAAAAACGATCGCAGGCATATCGATCATCTCCGCCGTTCTCACCACCTGCGGATTTATAAGGCCGGTGAGCAAAAGAGTTTTTTTATTGGCATACGAAAGTACATCGCTCATGAGATCTGAACTGAAAGCATAATATATTTCCAGACCAAGCTTGTCCCTGCCGCATAATATATCAGCGCCCAAAATATCGGCTACCTGTCTCAATCGCATAAAAAGTTCACCCCCGTAAAATCAAAGACATGTATTTATACATATATTCTATCATACAAAATTTGAATATTAAATGTAATCTTGCGTGGTATTTCAATTTGTCAGGACTTGAATCTGGCGAATGAGTGTTCAAAATACACAAGTTTACAGATTCTATATACTTCGAGCTTGGCGATTTAGAATAATTATTCCTCGAGTCTAACACATACACCCCCAT harbors:
- a CDS encoding NADH-dependent [FeFe] hydrogenase, group A6, whose protein sequence is MQMVNITIDGIKAQVPSNYTVLKAAKSLNIDIPTLCYLKGINEVGACRMCVVEVERARTLQASCVLPVSEGMVVKTNTFRVREARKMVLELILARHNRECTICPKNLNCELQRLCDEMNIKEVPYEPYKMDNKIDDLSPSIVRDPSKCILCGRCVNVCKKVQGVGVIDFTMRGIRTTISPAFGKSLNEVGCINCGQCIKVCPVGALSEKDDTEEVWRALSDPDMHVIVQTAPAVRVGLGEEFGMERGAKVTGKMVTALRRLGFDKVFDTDFGADLTIMEEGTELLNRIKNGGKLPMITSCSPGWIKFCEHYFPEFLDNLSTCKSPHEMFGAIAKTYYAKKAGIDSSKIFVVSIMPCTAKKFECKRPELSNNGLPDVDVVLTTRELAKMIKEARINFVKLEDSKFDNILGESTGAAVIFGVTGGVMEAALRTVSEVATGKELGNIEFTSVRGFEGIKEAQVDIGDMKVKVAVAHGTGNAKKLLERIKNGEADYQFIEIMGCPGGCINGGGQPFIEDKDEIADSKVKRMDSIYEIDRSMPIRKSHENHEVKVLYDEFLGKPNSSLAHELLHTHYTKRSRF
- a CDS encoding PHP domain-containing protein codes for the protein MKAAYDLHIHSALSPCADDDMTPNNIVNMSIIKGLDIISVTDHNSSFNLQALYNVSVRNGIMLIPGIEVQTKEEVHMLCYFKNVRNAIEFGNIIYENLPDVENDEQLFGKQLIMDDMDNVIGKACKLLLSSADILIDNLWDIVKSFKGVCIPAHVDRASYSIISNLGFIPSTLNIKTVEISKYEHFESFIEKFPYLKGLRTITSSDAHYLGDIFERQSFMDIDDFTCTAIFNYIKGK
- a CDS encoding [Fe-Fe] hydrogenase large subunit C-terminal domain-containing protein, with the protein product MENKYFHSVILKPERCIGCTYCLRVCPTEAIRLKNKKASIIAQRCIDCGECIRICPNHAKSAITDNIEDIKGKFKYNVALVLPVLYGQFDTIYSPDKILSAIKYLGFDDVYDISQGAEIIGAIAEDIIKNHSTKPVISSSCPAILRLIQVRFPELIPNILDIETPTEISARIIKNRISKEKGLDIKDIGITLITPCTARVTSIKNPIGVEHSFIDSSISIKDIYVPILKALSSGNVNETKHSMPTLNGIICNNSDDFSMFSSYRKSLSVNGIHNAISILEEIELGRLNNLSFIEIAACPGGCLGGPLVVENRYIALNNIKNIAKKLKNHVIDKSNINSYFEMYNNGSIRLVKSIEPRSVTRLDLDIKKSIKKLNLIQNILDKLPGINCGICGSPTCQAFAEDFVTGNRSDYICPVQEIERKKGLKEKNNMIVKDIMDRLNLKLAAGESGLKREIKDVYTCDLLSWVMAHADAKSAWVTIQTHVNIVAVAVLLDLSCIIIPENAEISDETKNKADDESIPLLISDENAYKICYELHQELIR
- a CDS encoding ATP-binding protein; this translates as MNNSLGVGYKFDIEKCDFIRAGQASSTIKKLLSKIGIDPLIIRRAAIAAYEAEINIVIHSNGGAISININPSFIQIIAEDKGPGIDNIELAMQDGYSTAPDWIREMGFGAGMGLSNMKKCSDCFNIDTEKGKYTKVTMKLFL
- a CDS encoding DRTGG domain-containing protein codes for the protein MRLRQVADILGADILCGRDKLGLEIYYAFSSDLMSDVLSYANKKTLLLTGLINPQVVRTAEMIDMPAIVFVRNKKPGDIIIKLAHENNFVILSTSHSLYTASGLLYASGLKGIQIDS